From Pelosinus fermentans DSM 17108, the proteins below share one genomic window:
- the mmdA gene encoding methylmalonyl-CoA decarboxylase subunit alpha translates to MSTTLEKLDDMNKRTQKVMVGGGTKRIDKQHALGKMTARERIEKLLDVNSFMELDRFVTHRCTNFGMEKEEAPGEGVVTGYGTIDGRLVYVFAQDFTVVGGSLGEMHAAKICKVQELAMKMGVPIIGINDSGGARIQEAVDALSGYGKIFYKNTLASGVIPQISAIMGPCAGGAVYSPALTDFIYMVKNTSQMFITGPQVIKTVTGEEVSAEELGGAMTHNATSGVAHFIAENDTDCLEQIRRLISFLPSNNLDGSPVIECSDDPSRVEEELNTLIPDHSNQSYDMKEIITKIVDNGDFYEVQPYYAANLITTFARLDGQTIGIIANQPKVMAGCLDINASDKSSRFIRFCDAFNIPLLNLVDVPGFLPGTNQEYGGIIRHGAKMLYAYSEATVPKVTLVVRKAYGGSYLAMCSRDLGADQVIAWPTAEIAVMGPAGAANIIFKKDPDIKTKTDEYVKNFATPYQAAKRGFVDMVIEPQETRPVLISTFSMLASKREGRPAKRHGNFPV, encoded by the coding sequence TTGTCTACAACACTTGAGAAGCTCGATGATATGAATAAACGAACCCAGAAAGTTATGGTGGGCGGTGGTACGAAACGTATTGATAAACAACATGCTTTAGGAAAAATGACTGCTCGTGAGCGTATTGAAAAGTTACTTGATGTTAATTCCTTTATGGAACTTGATCGTTTTGTGACACATCGCTGTACTAATTTTGGCATGGAGAAAGAAGAAGCTCCAGGTGAAGGTGTTGTAACAGGCTATGGCACCATTGATGGCCGCCTAGTTTATGTATTTGCTCAAGATTTTACTGTAGTTGGCGGATCTCTTGGTGAAATGCATGCAGCAAAGATTTGTAAAGTACAAGAACTGGCTATGAAGATGGGAGTACCGATCATTGGTATTAATGATTCAGGCGGTGCAAGGATCCAGGAAGCTGTGGATGCATTATCGGGTTACGGCAAGATCTTCTATAAAAATACCTTGGCTTCTGGGGTTATTCCGCAAATTTCAGCGATAATGGGGCCTTGTGCTGGAGGTGCCGTATATTCTCCTGCTTTAACTGATTTTATTTATATGGTAAAAAACACGAGTCAAATGTTCATTACAGGTCCTCAAGTAATCAAAACAGTAACTGGTGAAGAAGTAAGCGCAGAAGAACTAGGTGGAGCCATGACTCATAATGCTACATCAGGAGTGGCTCATTTCATTGCAGAAAACGATACGGATTGCTTAGAGCAAATCCGCAGGCTTATCAGTTTTCTTCCCAGCAATAATTTAGATGGATCACCGGTCATTGAGTGTAGTGATGATCCTTCCCGTGTGGAAGAAGAGCTGAATACACTCATTCCTGATCATTCCAACCAGTCCTATGATATGAAAGAAATCATTACTAAGATTGTAGACAATGGGGACTTTTATGAAGTGCAGCCCTACTATGCAGCCAATTTAATTACCACCTTCGCTCGTTTGGATGGTCAAACCATTGGTATTATTGCCAATCAGCCGAAAGTAATGGCAGGATGCCTGGATATTAATGCTTCAGATAAATCTTCCCGATTCATTCGCTTTTGTGATGCATTTAATATTCCCTTGCTAAATCTTGTGGATGTACCAGGGTTCTTACCAGGAACGAATCAGGAATATGGCGGCATCATTCGGCATGGGGCAAAAATGCTGTATGCTTACTCTGAAGCGACTGTACCTAAAGTAACCCTTGTCGTTCGTAAAGCTTATGGTGGTTCCTATCTGGCTATGTGCTCCCGGGATTTAGGAGCCGATCAGGTGATTGCGTGGCCGACAGCGGAAATTGCTGTTATGGGACCTGCTGGCGCAGCCAATATTATATTTAAAAAAGATCCGGATATTAAGACAAAAACGGATGAGTACGTAAAGAACTTTGCTACTCCTTATCAAGCTGCCAAACGTGGTTTTGTCGATATGGTTATTGAGCCGCAAGAAACACGCCCAGTACTGATTAGCACTTTTAGTATGCTTGCTTCTAAGCGTGAAGGACGTCCTGCCAAGCGGCATGGTAACTTTCCCGTATAA
- a CDS encoding OadG family protein: MGQPITTNPILIALINMTVVFAVLYGLSLVVRLIQVIDPTQKKKREETESNSLVKTAATATETNVLQEDYDEMIILFTAAVAAYGYSNMRVVSIRSANGSTWSQAARMEMVSTRNQMN; encoded by the coding sequence GTGGGCCAGCCAATTACGACAAATCCCATATTAATTGCTTTAATTAATATGACGGTGGTTTTTGCTGTTTTGTATGGACTCAGTTTGGTAGTTAGGTTGATTCAAGTTATTGATCCTACGCAAAAAAAAAAGAGGGAAGAAACAGAATCTAACTCCTTAGTTAAAACGGCAGCGACAGCTACCGAAACAAATGTGCTGCAAGAAGATTATGATGAAATGATTATATTATTTACCGCAGCGGTTGCAGCCTATGGATATAGTAATATGCGCGTTGTTTCCATTCGATCGGCGAATGGCAGTACTTGGTCGCAAGCTGCTCGTATGGAAATGGTAAGTACACGAAATCAGATGAATTAA
- a CDS encoding biotin/lipoyl-containing protein, translating to MKRFQITFKGQVYELDVEEIRSSAPTIKKSAPTPVPNAAPVTVPTPKAVQPTAPAGAQTVLAPMPGKILAVNIKAGDAVKRGDVIFILEAMKMQNEIMANQDGQISNVSVTVGQTVSTGDVLAILG from the coding sequence ATGAAACGGTTTCAGATAACATTTAAAGGGCAAGTTTATGAATTGGATGTTGAAGAAATTCGCAGCTCAGCACCGACTATAAAAAAATCTGCTCCAACCCCTGTACCAAATGCTGCTCCGGTAACGGTTCCAACTCCAAAAGCTGTGCAGCCTACTGCTCCAGCTGGTGCGCAAACAGTACTTGCACCTATGCCGGGAAAAATCTTGGCTGTGAATATTAAGGCTGGTGATGCTGTAAAACGGGGGGATGTAATCTTTATTTTAGAAGCGATGAAAATGCAAAATGAAATCATGGCCAATCAGGATGGTCAAATATCTAATGTGAGTGTAACTGTAGGGCAAACTGTGTCAACTGGCGATGTGTTAGCTATTTTGGGCTAG
- a CDS encoding sodium ion-translocating decarboxylase subunit beta yields the protein MDAFIVSLQAVWSDSGFTAFTSGNAIMIAVGVILLYLAFAKGFEPLLLSPIAFGCILANFPKTGFETDPGLMQLISFGISHEVFPPLIFLGVGAMTDFGPLIARPSTLLLGAAAQVGVFVALMGAMALGFNVQEAASIGIIGGADGPTAIYLTMKLAPHLLGAIAVAAYSYMSLVPLIQPPIMKLLTTKKEREIVMDQLRPVSKFEKLAFPVVTTIIISLLLPPIASLMGMLMLGNLFRESGVTARLAETSENALINIVTIFLATGTGLTMKAENFLNIQTIMIIGLGLIAFAAGTAGGVLFGKLMNYFSGGKINPLIGSAGVSAVPMAARVSQVVGQQANPGNYLLMHAMGPNVAGVIGTAVAAGTMLAMLK from the coding sequence ATGGACGCATTCATCGTCTCCCTGCAGGCAGTATGGTCTGACAGCGGTTTTACCGCTTTTACCTCTGGCAATGCCATTATGATTGCTGTAGGAGTCATTTTGCTATATTTAGCCTTTGCAAAAGGGTTTGAACCCTTACTCTTGTCTCCCATTGCTTTTGGATGTATTTTAGCTAATTTCCCCAAGACAGGTTTTGAAACAGATCCAGGATTAATGCAATTGATCAGCTTTGGTATTTCCCATGAGGTATTTCCGCCACTGATTTTTCTAGGAGTCGGTGCAATGACGGATTTCGGTCCTTTGATTGCTCGGCCGTCCACGCTATTGTTAGGTGCTGCTGCACAAGTAGGGGTATTTGTTGCCTTAATGGGAGCAATGGCTCTAGGTTTTAATGTCCAGGAAGCTGCTTCAATTGGTATTATTGGCGGTGCAGACGGTCCAACAGCTATCTACTTAACGATGAAATTAGCACCGCATCTTTTAGGTGCGATTGCAGTTGCTGCTTATTCCTATATGTCTTTAGTGCCTTTAATTCAACCGCCCATTATGAAATTGTTGACAACGAAGAAGGAACGGGAGATTGTAATGGATCAATTGCGTCCCGTCTCCAAGTTTGAGAAACTTGCATTCCCCGTAGTTACTACTATTATTATCAGCTTATTATTGCCTCCGATTGCATCTCTTATGGGAATGCTGATGTTAGGAAATTTATTTCGTGAGTCAGGAGTCACAGCCCGTCTTGCAGAAACTTCTGAAAATGCTCTTATTAATATTGTCACCATTTTCTTGGCAACAGGGACTGGTCTTACGATGAAGGCTGAAAACTTTTTGAACATCCAGACTATTATGATCATTGGTCTTGGTCTAATAGCATTTGCTGCTGGTACGGCTGGCGGTGTGCTCTTTGGTAAACTCATGAATTATTTTAGCGGCGGCAAGATTAACCCTCTGATTGGCTCTGCTGGTGTTTCGGCAGTACCTATGGCTGCCCGTGTTAGTCAGGTAGTAGGTCAGCAAGCCAACCCTGGAAACTATCTATTAATGCATGCTATGGGACCAAATGTAGCCGGCGTTATTGGTACTGCTGTTGCAGCAGGCACCATGCTGGCAATGCTCAAGTAG
- a CDS encoding SLC13 family permease — MSPAIVTLIVLAFVALLFVTEVIPLAITAIGGAIVLGIIGIIPMNMVFSGLSNSTVVLFAGMFVIGASMFHTGLAQKLGESVVRVAGKSENGLMFGTMVIAAAISSVSSNTGTTAALMPVIVGICKVAEIPASRQLMPLAFGAGLGGIITLVGTPPNIIAAGALKAAGLKPFGFFEFAWIGIPLTIAGIAYMMFIGKYLLPKAHITGDLEIDEEAKQEATAGSTDPKKMWITALTLLAVVIVMALDLKQLPLEIAAVIGALVLVLTKCLTEKQAYTGIDWVTIFLFAGMMPIATAMDISGAGKLIADQVVSILGGNPSPLFVTAILFLLSGGLTQIMSNTACTALLAPIGISIAKGLGASPHAVLMAIAVASSCAFSTPVGTPPNTLVLGPGGYKFMDYVKAGTGLVIVCFIVSIIVIPMVWPFFPK, encoded by the coding sequence ATGTCACCTGCTATAGTAACACTAATTGTTTTGGCTTTCGTGGCTTTGTTGTTTGTGACGGAAGTAATTCCTTTGGCCATTACGGCTATTGGAGGGGCAATTGTTCTCGGTATTATTGGAATCATTCCAATGAACATGGTTTTTTCAGGGTTATCCAATTCTACAGTCGTTTTATTTGCAGGTATGTTTGTCATTGGAGCATCTATGTTTCATACTGGTTTAGCGCAAAAGCTCGGAGAATCCGTGGTACGTGTTGCAGGCAAGAGCGAGAACGGCTTAATGTTTGGAACCATGGTTATTGCGGCGGCAATTTCTTCCGTATCATCTAATACGGGTACAACGGCAGCTTTAATGCCTGTTATCGTTGGTATTTGTAAAGTGGCAGAAATACCTGCCTCCCGTCAATTGATGCCATTAGCTTTTGGCGCAGGATTAGGCGGCATTATTACTCTTGTTGGCACACCTCCCAATATTATTGCTGCCGGAGCGTTAAAGGCAGCCGGTCTTAAACCTTTTGGATTTTTTGAATTTGCCTGGATCGGCATTCCATTAACGATTGCTGGTATTGCGTACATGATGTTTATCGGAAAGTATTTACTGCCCAAGGCTCATATTACAGGTGACCTGGAAATTGATGAAGAGGCAAAACAAGAAGCTACAGCCGGTTCCACTGATCCTAAAAAGATGTGGATCACCGCCCTTACTCTGCTGGCAGTTGTTATTGTAATGGCTCTTGATTTAAAACAGCTGCCCCTTGAAATTGCAGCGGTTATTGGGGCTCTCGTTCTTGTTCTCACGAAATGCTTAACAGAAAAACAGGCCTACACAGGAATTGACTGGGTGACCATCTTTCTGTTTGCTGGTATGATGCCCATTGCTACTGCTATGGACATCAGCGGAGCAGGTAAGCTGATTGCTGATCAAGTCGTGAGTATCCTTGGCGGAAACCCCAGTCCATTGTTTGTAACAGCAATTTTGTTTTTGCTTTCCGGTGGCTTAACCCAAATCATGTCTAATACTGCATGTACGGCTTTGTTGGCACCTATCGGTATTTCCATTGCCAAAGGTCTGGGAGCAAGTCCGCACGCAGTCCTCATGGCGATAGCGGTAGCATCCTCTTGCGCATTTTCAACTCCGGTGGGTACGCCGCCGAATACCTTGGTACTTGGACCTGGTGGTTATAAATTTATGGATTATGTGAAAGCTGGTACGGGTCTTGTCATTGTTTGCTTTATTGTTTCCATTATTGTTATTCCAATGGTATGGCCATTTTTCCCTAAATAA
- a CDS encoding acetyl-CoA hydrolase/transferase family protein, producing the protein MDIKDRVRNKALHAKIVSAEEAATVIKPGMNIGTSGFTPSGYPKAVPLALAERIKKEHFQINLWTGASVGKELDGALAAVNGINKRLPYQTNNEIRKSLNSGGVKYCDLHLSHTAQMSRYGFLGGKVDVAIIEACAITEEGHIIPTTSMGNSASFVQSADIVIVEVNTSQPLALEGMHDVYIPLDPPHRLPIPIVKADDRIGTPYIPCGLDKITYIVPCDIRDDVRDLAAIDDDARAMSALFIDFLKKDIKAGRMPKGLLPLQSGVGSVANAVVSGFAESEFTDLEVYTEVIQDGMLDLADVGKLKSASGTSFSPSPAGLERFYQNIDTYRKIMMLRPQEIANSPEIARRIGVIAMNTAIELDIYGNVNSTHIMGTKMMNGIGGSGDFARNAYLTCFFSTSTAKNGAISSIVPMVSHVDHTEHDVDIFVTELGVADVRGLSPKERARVIIENCAHPDYKPMLMDYLERAEKATKCAQTPHILTEALSWHTRFIETGTMKKQ; encoded by the coding sequence ATGGATATCAAAGATCGTGTGCGTAATAAAGCGCTTCATGCCAAAATAGTGAGCGCCGAAGAAGCAGCGACAGTTATTAAGCCTGGAATGAATATCGGAACCAGTGGATTTACGCCATCTGGTTATCCCAAAGCCGTACCGTTGGCATTAGCTGAACGAATCAAAAAAGAACATTTCCAAATTAACCTTTGGACTGGTGCATCCGTAGGAAAAGAATTAGATGGTGCGTTAGCCGCCGTAAATGGGATTAATAAAAGATTACCCTATCAGACTAATAATGAGATTCGCAAATCCTTAAACTCCGGTGGCGTAAAATACTGCGATTTACATTTGAGTCACACAGCTCAAATGTCTCGATATGGATTTTTAGGCGGTAAGGTGGATGTAGCGATTATTGAAGCATGTGCCATTACCGAAGAAGGACATATTATACCGACCACATCCATGGGGAACTCTGCCTCCTTTGTGCAAAGTGCCGACATTGTGATCGTGGAAGTCAATACAAGCCAGCCCTTAGCCTTAGAAGGAATGCATGATGTATATATTCCGCTGGATCCTCCTCATCGTCTGCCAATTCCGATTGTAAAAGCCGATGATCGTATTGGGACTCCTTATATCCCATGTGGTCTTGATAAAATAACCTACATCGTTCCATGTGATATTCGGGATGATGTTCGTGATTTAGCAGCCATTGATGATGATGCCAGAGCGATGAGTGCACTTTTTATTGACTTTTTGAAAAAAGATATAAAAGCTGGACGCATGCCCAAAGGACTCTTACCGCTGCAATCCGGTGTAGGATCCGTTGCCAATGCAGTAGTAAGCGGCTTTGCTGAATCTGAATTTACGGATTTAGAAGTGTACACAGAAGTCATTCAAGATGGAATGCTCGATTTAGCGGATGTTGGCAAGTTAAAATCGGCATCTGGTACTTCGTTCTCCCCATCGCCTGCTGGACTGGAAAGATTCTACCAAAATATTGATACCTATCGAAAAATCATGATGCTGCGTCCTCAGGAAATAGCAAATAGTCCTGAAATTGCCAGAAGGATAGGCGTTATTGCCATGAATACAGCCATTGAACTCGATATTTATGGGAATGTAAATTCGACTCATATCATGGGTACAAAAATGATGAATGGTATAGGCGGTTCAGGAGATTTTGCCCGTAATGCATATCTAACCTGCTTCTTTAGTACCTCCACCGCAAAAAATGGAGCCATTTCATCCATTGTTCCTATGGTTTCCCATGTGGATCATACAGAACATGATGTCGATATATTTGTAACTGAATTGGGTGTGGCCGATGTCCGTGGACTTAGTCCAAAAGAACGGGCACGGGTAATTATAGAAAATTGTGCTCATCCAGACTATAAGCCTATGCTGATGGACTATCTGGAAAGAGCCGAAAAAGCGACAAAATGTGCGCAAACACCACATATTTTAACCGAAGCACTTTCATGGCACACCCGGTTTATAGAGACTGGCACCATGAAGAAGCAGTAA
- a CDS encoding acyl-CoA mutase large subunit family protein has product MDNESLKLKVAEYTAKVEKASAKFPERKNLEYNRLYTPLDLEGQDYERDLGLPGSYPFTRGVQPTMYRGRFWTMRMYAGFSTAEESNKRYRYLLESGGTGLSCAFDLPTQIGYDSDDIISEGEVGKVGVAIDSLADMEILFDQIDLGKVSTSMTINAPASVLLAMYIAVAEKNGIGPEKLNGTIQNDILKEYAARGTYIFPPKPSMRLITNIFEYCSKNVPNWNTISISGYHIREAGSTAAQEIAFTIADGIAYCEAAIKAGLDVDAFAGRLSFFWNAHNNVLEEVAKFRASRRVWAKIMKERFGAKNPKSWMLRVHTQTAGSMLTAQQPDNNVVRVALQTAAAVMGGTQSLHTNSKDEALALPTEASVRVALRTQQIVAYESGLADVVDPLAGSYYVEAMTNQIEAEALKYIQKIDDIGGAVVAIEEGYIQREIQDSAYKWQKEVENNDRVIVGVNKFQIEEKPVEGLLRVDASVGELQKKKLADLRAKRDNAAVTAALAKLEAACGDDSVNLMPIILEAVKTYATLGEICGVMRKVFGEYQAHATL; this is encoded by the coding sequence ATGGATAATGAGAGTTTAAAATTAAAAGTGGCAGAGTATACTGCCAAAGTAGAAAAAGCAAGTGCCAAATTCCCAGAACGTAAAAACCTGGAGTATAACCGATTATATACTCCGCTAGACCTTGAGGGTCAAGATTATGAAAGAGATTTAGGATTACCAGGATCCTATCCCTTTACCCGTGGTGTGCAGCCGACAATGTATCGCGGTCGTTTCTGGACCATGCGTATGTATGCTGGCTTCTCAACAGCTGAAGAATCTAACAAACGGTATCGTTACCTCTTAGAATCCGGTGGTACGGGTCTATCTTGCGCCTTTGACTTGCCTACTCAAATCGGATATGACTCAGATGATATCATATCCGAAGGTGAAGTTGGTAAAGTAGGGGTAGCCATTGACTCTTTGGCAGATATGGAAATTTTATTTGACCAAATTGATTTGGGTAAAGTATCCACTTCGATGACGATTAATGCACCAGCCTCTGTACTGCTTGCCATGTATATTGCAGTAGCCGAGAAAAATGGCATTGGACCAGAAAAATTAAATGGTACCATTCAAAATGATATTTTGAAAGAGTATGCAGCTCGCGGTACGTATATTTTCCCTCCAAAGCCATCCATGCGTTTGATTACCAATATCTTTGAATATTGTTCAAAGAATGTACCGAACTGGAATACCATTTCCATCTCTGGTTATCACATTCGTGAAGCTGGTTCCACTGCAGCGCAGGAAATTGCTTTCACCATTGCAGATGGTATTGCGTACTGCGAAGCGGCAATTAAAGCTGGACTTGATGTAGATGCCTTTGCTGGCCGCTTATCCTTCTTCTGGAATGCGCACAATAATGTATTAGAAGAAGTAGCAAAATTCCGTGCTTCTCGTCGTGTATGGGCGAAAATCATGAAAGAACGCTTTGGTGCTAAAAATCCTAAATCCTGGATGCTTCGTGTACATACACAAACAGCAGGATCCATGCTGACTGCGCAACAGCCAGACAACAATGTAGTACGTGTTGCCTTGCAGACGGCAGCGGCTGTTATGGGTGGAACCCAGTCCTTACACACCAACTCTAAAGATGAAGCATTGGCATTGCCTACGGAAGCTTCCGTACGTGTTGCACTTCGTACCCAGCAAATTGTAGCCTATGAAAGTGGTTTAGCAGATGTAGTAGATCCTTTAGCGGGTTCCTACTATGTAGAAGCAATGACAAACCAAATCGAAGCAGAAGCATTGAAATACATTCAAAAAATTGATGACATCGGCGGTGCTGTTGTTGCGATTGAAGAAGGTTATATCCAGCGGGAAATTCAAGACAGTGCATATAAATGGCAAAAAGAAGTAGAAAACAATGATCGAGTCATTGTTGGTGTGAACAAATTCCAAATTGAAGAAAAACCAGTAGAAGGCCTCTTACGTGTAGATGCTTCTGTAGGTGAATTGCAAAAGAAAAAGCTTGCTGATCTAAGAGCAAAGCGGGATAATGCTGCTGTAACTGCGGCGTTGGCAAAACTAGAAGCAGCTTGCGGTGATGACAGCGTTAATTTGATGCCAATCATCTTAGAAGCAGTAAAAACCTATGCAACACTTGGTGAAATTTGTGGCGTAATGCGTAAAGTTTTTGGTGAATACCAAGCGCATGCAACACTGTAA
- a CDS encoding cobalamin B12-binding domain-containing protein, with product MEKRVRVLVAKPGLDGHDRGAKVVARALRDAGFEVIYTGLRQTPEQIAEAALQEDVNVIALSLLSGAHNHLFPRIVELIHEKGMTDVLIIGGGVIPDADIPVLKTAGISEVFTPGTSTTTIIDYIKENVK from the coding sequence ATGGAAAAACGTGTTAGAGTATTAGTTGCAAAACCTGGTTTGGATGGACATGATCGGGGAGCGAAAGTAGTAGCTCGTGCCCTGCGTGATGCAGGCTTTGAGGTAATTTATACGGGTCTGCGTCAAACTCCCGAGCAAATAGCAGAAGCTGCGCTGCAAGAAGACGTAAATGTAATTGCGTTGAGTTTATTATCTGGTGCTCACAATCACTTGTTCCCACGTATTGTTGAGTTAATCCATGAAAAAGGTATGACAGATGTATTAATCATTGGTGGCGGCGTTATTCCTGATGCTGATATACCGGTTCTTAAAACAGCTGGCATATCCGAAGTGTTTACGCCAGGTACATCAACAACTACTATCATTGATTACATCAAGGAAAATGTGAAATAG
- the mce gene encoding methylmalonyl-CoA epimerase — translation MFKTLKVDHIGIAVKDLEQAKKFYSEVLGMEAAGEETVEQQKVKVCFYPCGDSEIELLESTSPDGPIAKYIEKNGEGIQHLALRVDNIEAAIADLKAKGVRMIDESPRYGAGGAAIAFVHPKATGGILLELSQRK, via the coding sequence ATGTTTAAAACATTAAAGGTTGATCATATTGGTATTGCCGTAAAAGATCTAGAACAGGCTAAGAAGTTTTATAGCGAAGTACTTGGTATGGAAGCAGCAGGAGAGGAAACCGTAGAACAGCAAAAGGTAAAAGTTTGCTTTTATCCTTGCGGTGACAGCGAAATTGAGCTCTTGGAATCGACTTCACCAGATGGCCCCATTGCCAAATATATTGAGAAAAATGGTGAGGGTATACAGCATCTTGCTTTGCGTGTGGATAATATTGAAGCAGCAATTGCTGATTTGAAAGCAAAAGGCGTGCGCATGATTGATGAGTCACCTCGTTATGGAGCAGGGGGAGCTGCAATTGCCTTTGTTCATCCGAAAGCAACCGGCGGGATTTTGCTTGAGTTATCACAACGTAAGTAA
- the mmdA gene encoding methylmalonyl-CoA decarboxylase subunit alpha: MTTVKEKIQELKQRQKKIKMGGGQKRIDSQHAKGKLTARERIAILLDEGSFIELDQFVEHRCTNFGMEKEEAPGEGVVTGYGTIDNRLVYVFAQDFTVIGGSLGEMHAAKICKVQELAMKMGVPIIGINDSGGARIQEAVDALSGYGKIFYQNTLASGVIPQISVIMGPCAGGAVYSPALTDFIYMVRNTSQMFITGPQVIKTVTGEEVTAEELGGAMTHNATSGVAHFIAENDTDCLEQIRRLISFLPSNNLDGSPVIECSDDPSRVEEELNTLIPDHSNQSYDMKEIITKIVDNGDFYEVQPYYAANLITTFARLDGQTIGIIANQPKVMAGCLDINASDKSSRFIRFCDAFNIPLLNLVDVPGFLPGTNQEYGGIIRHGAKMLYAYSEATVPKVTLVVRKAYGGSYLAMCSRDLGADQVIAWPTAEIAVMGPAGAANIIFKKDPDIKTKTDEYVKNFATPYQAAKRGFVDMVIEPQETRSILISTFSMLASKREGRPAKRHGNFPV; this comes from the coding sequence ATGACAACAGTTAAGGAAAAAATACAGGAGTTAAAACAACGTCAGAAAAAGATCAAAATGGGCGGCGGACAGAAAAGGATTGATAGTCAGCATGCAAAAGGCAAGTTAACTGCTCGTGAGCGCATTGCCATTTTACTTGATGAAGGCTCTTTTATAGAGCTGGATCAGTTTGTCGAACATCGCTGCACCAACTTTGGCATGGAGAAAGAAGAAGCTCCAGGTGAAGGTGTCGTAACAGGTTATGGTACCATTGACAATCGACTCGTGTATGTATTTGCTCAAGATTTCACAGTAATTGGCGGTTCACTAGGTGAGATGCACGCAGCGAAAATTTGTAAAGTACAAGAACTGGCCATGAAAATGGGAGTTCCCATCATCGGAATTAATGATTCTGGTGGTGCTAGGATTCAAGAAGCGGTAGATGCGTTGTCCGGTTATGGAAAGATTTTCTATCAGAATACCTTGGCTTCTGGCGTTATTCCTCAAATCTCAGTGATTATGGGGCCTTGCGCAGGTGGTGCCGTGTATTCTCCTGCGTTAACTGACTTTATCTATATGGTGAGAAATACCAGTCAGATGTTTATTACCGGACCACAGGTTATAAAAACCGTAACTGGTGAAGAAGTGACAGCAGAAGAACTTGGTGGAGCCATGACTCATAATGCTACATCGGGAGTTGCTCATTTCATTGCAGAAAACGATACGGATTGCTTAGAGCAAATCCGCAGGCTTATCAGTTTTCTTCCCAGCAATAATTTAGACGGGTCACCGGTCATTGAGTGTAGTGATGATCCTTCCCGTGTGGAAGAAGAGCTGAATACACTCATTCCTGATCATTCCAACCAGTCCTATGATATGAAAGAAATCATTACTAAGATTGTAGACAATGGGGACTTTTATGAAGTGCAGCCCTACTATGCAGCCAATTTAATTACCACCTTCGCTCGTTTGGATGGTCAAACCATTGGTATTATTGCCAATCAGCCGAAAGTAATGGCAGGATGCCTGGATATTAATGCTTCAGATAAATCCTCTCGATTCATTCGCTTTTGCGATGCATTCAATATTCCTTTACTCAATCTTGTTGATGTTCCCGGCTTTTTGCCTGGAACAAATCAGGAATATGGCGGTATTATTCGTCATGGTGCTAAGATGCTGTATGCGTACTCTGAAGCTACCGTACCTAAAGTAACCCTTGTCGTTCGCAAAGCTTATGGTGGTTCCTATCTGGCTATGTGCTCCCGGGATTTAGGAGCCGATCAGGTCATTGCATGGCCAACGGCTGAAATAGCTGTTATGGGACCTGCAGGTGCAGCCAATATTATTTTTAAGAAAGATCCGGATATCAAAACAAAAACCGACGAGTATGTAAAAAACTTTGCGACTCCTTATCAAGCTGCCAAACGTGGTTTTGTCGATATGGTGATTGAGCCCCAGGAAACACGCTCCATACTAATCAGCACATTTAGTATGTTGGCCTCTAAACGTGAAGGGCGTCCCGCCAAGCGTCATGGTAATTTCCCAGTGTAA
- a CDS encoding OadG family protein, translating into MSQPITTNPVLIALINMTVVFCVLYGLSLVVRLIKVIDPTQKKKVAQEETNVAEKAVSTVAPVSLPQEEYDEMIILFTAAIAAYGYSGARVVAIRPVSNNTWSQAARMETVNSRNQMR; encoded by the coding sequence ATGAGTCAACCAATTACAACCAATCCCGTCTTAATTGCTCTAATCAATATGACTGTGGTATTTTGCGTTTTGTATGGATTAAGCTTAGTTGTCAGATTAATAAAAGTAATTGATCCTACGCAAAAAAAAAAAGTAGCGCAAGAGGAAACTAATGTTGCAGAAAAAGCGGTATCAACAGTCGCTCCTGTAAGTCTGCCGCAGGAAGAGTATGATGAAATGATTATTTTATTTACGGCAGCCATTGCAGCCTATGGATATAGCGGTGCAAGAGTTGTTGCTATTAGACCCGTCAGTAACAATACTTGGTCTCAAGCTGCCCGTATGGAAACAGTAAATTCTCGTAATCAAATGCGTTAA